CGCAGTTGTGACTACATGGCTGCATTTTATTACATTGTCAATCTTTTTGTCGCTTGcacatattaaaaattttgttacccATCCGGTTGGTGTTACCCATGACACCAACCGGATGTGTTCCCGTCACTGTAAGTTGTGGAATTCAAGAGCACCCTGTTCACAGTACCATGACAGGGTAGCTAATATTagaaaaacaattaattttaataccaGAGATGTTATTGGGTCTCTTACAATCCTAATTACATTACTGCATGTTATCATATATGAATCTTTACGTCTTTTGGCAatagatttttattaaataaattgaTGTACTTAAGCGGTGCGAAAAAAATATTCCGTATTTAAGCAGTGTgaaacaaaaatgtaaaataaaaaaaaataaaactgtttGAATCTAAAAGCTGCAATCATACAGTGAAATGTTtgttataattttgttttttcttactCAACTTATAGTAAACATaagaaacaacaataacataacAGGGCAAAGTTTCAAGTTTCCTgtgtcattcacaatagaggataTATGCGGGTAGCCACACTAATTTatgaaaaacatttcattgCAATCCTGAAAAAGATGTTTTACATAAGCCTGAActgcaaggcggatttaaaaaggttgtATCACGCTAACAGCTGGTATTCTCTAGtgcgatcagcttgatgacaagatgatAGATTGCACCATATAATTTGTGAttattgtacaaatgagaccacctttaattgtttcgccatgtatGGTAATTTATCCAGGGGCTGAATTACCTTATACCTGAACGAGCAAAATCATTCGAAATCTATCTATTGCGAATTATGTATATCTTTTTTGAacgggaatttttgaaatttaggaaCGCGATTGTTTAAATCGATCGTTACTTATCAAGGTGGATTTaacaaggtggtctcacgcgaacagttgTTAACAGCCGGTCAGGTTTTtattgcattctctttgttgtcatcttctttctcgcataatCTCTGCTCACGcgcaaacaaatttctttgtatgTGTTGGCAaaccgtcgatcagcttgatggcaaaatgccggattgcaccatatgatttgtggttgttgtacaattcagaccacctttaattgtttctccATGGTGTGTgctatagttaagaaccacaacacacacaaacaaagaaaaattgcgcgaactagtaacatactcaataTCAgaattgcactaatcactgattttgacagatagtacactcaatattttgtttttgggcaactgccacttcctgtaaatgaatatctcttgagcctatccactttatgtttttgcatgtgacctaaccttctattagtgatcCTGAGTTGAATCGCAGCACTCAATGACATGCAAAAAGACTTTCTGCTGTTCCTTAATtttcgtgggcaaatttacaaCATTGTACTTCAGGCCATCAATTGTTTACTCCAAAGAAGTAGGAATAGATCCTTAAGTTGCTTTTTCGTCATAAATATGTCCAGAAGCCATCCCAACCACTAAGAAAAGCGGCTGCCGCCCGGAAAAGTCGATGAGATCTTCAAGTTCTAGCTGCATTAAATTAGGCCTTTACATAAAGCGGCTTATCAGGCAGACCACCACAGCATTCATGACAACGAAGTAGAAGCAAACCTCTTTACGGTCCGTTAGATTAAACCACCGAAACTCCTTTTGGCAAGGGAAAacgccaacgtgcaggatgtgtgtttctaaacttttttttaacaacctttataacttctttttacgtatttttccattttatgtacttttttccaaaaataataatCAAATGTTAAGCCAAAATATAACAACTTAAGTAAGTTTTTcctctccccattcaatcagaataggaggattttattAGAGGGAGAAATTAATTCCCTGGAAGTTTATTCCCAGTGAGGTTTCAGAATTAAGCTTTTAAAGCTCTTGCAGacacaaatttgaataaaatttaacCGGCTGGGTGCCTGACCTTACTTCTTATAAATCTACCTTGATGAACAACGGCATTCACATTAAGaaaaggaagaagaaatatttgCTCTAGCACAGGGCTGTTATAACTACtgtcaaattttttgtttatttttatatctcTGGAGCAATGAATTTCCGTAAAGAAGGTAAGCACAGCTTGTATTTCACTACAATTCCTTTTATTCGACATGGCcaactttttttaagaaaatgtaaCCCACTCCTTCCATCCATTGGAAGGAAATAGTGTCCGCATCATAATCCGTTGTCGGATAAAAGAAAGACTGCGAAGTCAAATCTTGACAATtgacattttatcaaaaatttgtcttaaattatCTTTACAGATCCTGGTGCCGTGCAATATGGAAACTTCATAAATTATTACCAATTTAATTCGGCCGAAGAACGGCTTAAACTCCTATCAAGTGAACATTGGGTTTCAGATGACGATGTAGGTAATGAACCATACCTAGTATTGGATGTTGGATGTAATTCAGGAGTATTTACTAAGCTGTTACATACATACCTATCCAATTTAATGCCACATCGGAAGGTGATAATATATGGCATAGATATTGATGATAGGCTCATTAAAAGAGCTAAAGACGAAATTGACTCGGATTCCATTATCTTCGATTGTGTAGATGTTATGGACAAcgctgattttgaaaaaattaattcttttttgaaaaaccatcaaaaattaaaattcgatgctatttgttgtttttctattaCAATGTGGATACATTTGAATCATCATGATGCTGGACTTCAAGAATTCCTGCGAAAACTATCCGCCTTAGCTAAGCTATTCGTTGTCGAACCACAGCCCTGGAAATGCTATCAGACTGCCGAAAGGAGATTGAAGAAAGCTGGTGAGATGTTCCCTTTATTTCTTGAATTGCAATGGAGAACTCAAGTGGAGgatgaaatacaaaattatgtAGAAAATGTATTGAAAAGGAAAAAAGTCTATGAATCTTGTCCAacgaaatggaaaagaaaaatatgtttttacagcagctaaaaaaataattacaatacaacaggaaaaaaaggaaattgagTTTGAAATGTGAAGTGGCCTGGGTTTTTTATCAAAAGCAAATACTTTTCCATACCCCATATGTCCCATAAAAGAGTATGCGATTAAAATGGTAATCATCTGGATTAATTGCGCCCCTTAGCATATATGTGATTTGGCCAAAGATTCTGCGGAAGCTTTCCAAAGATTCTGCTtctagatatcataacaagttAAAAACTCATTAAGTTCACATTTCcattgcagccggttgtacgtaccgtattgagccaatggagtccttcataggcaagggctgccgccgcaGTGTACAGTACGCAGCTAAATgtttaccgggtgaatgtagtccttggagaacgaccgcctcccattgcacctgaagaaattgatctcccccggcaaaccagagtagttctggctcaattacggtCCGCCATATagagccgcctcaattcctacagagcaaggattggtgctgacgtgcaagatgtatgtcccgattgtaaccagggacctcacgatacacgtcacctgtttaactgcctaccaagacccactcgactcaaacccagatccctgtggaggcaccccatcttagtcgcagaggtctggacactcaacagaatcaagcagaccaaagatagaacacaacaaacttctACGACAACAACATACACAGCTAAAACAACACCATGTCGTAAGAACACCTTGCCTTGTCATTCTcgggatgctcaataaattggTGATTGAACAACCTAGTAGATCTCTTCGATTCGCTcgcagttacgtcgccaaaagtgactgaggtcctgtcctCCCTGCTTACGAGGTTCGGGAGTAACTTAATAGTAGACCACTGCTTGCTTAAACCGGTATATAAGTTACGTTGCTTCGAGCCACATATTccacttatgttcgttgactaccttgTTACCGGATTCAGCTCTTTGATTCTGGGTTTAGTGGGGTCAGTGCAACGGATCCCACCACGCTCCTCTGTAAGTACCATTGCCTGCTCCGGAAAATTAGGTATTCGGTATTGGAATATTCGAGGGGAAGGTACAAAGCGAGGTCAGTGCAACGGATCCCACCACGCTCCTCTGTAAGTACCATTGCCTTCTCCGGAAAATTAGGTATTCGGTATTGGAATATTCGAGCGGAAGGTACAAAGCGAGCGGCTTCtgcattaatgatgtctcggaatttcctctcaacAACTAGTACATACACATATGGTCAAGCTTGTTCCAAAGACCAAGGGAATGTTGTGGCCATTGGTAATTTaatggcgccaataactcgccttgccatatcgaacattataggcactcagtttttatacaagagccggtgccgcccggcctctcactgagactcttagCTCTATACCGTAGATTGTCCGCCACTGACGTAGCAGCTACTCAGTATGGAGCATTCCGCCATCCGTAACTTGTAGacgcttctcgtgacagcgatgAACACCTCTCAGCAACTAGTATATTTgaggatttgttgttgttgtagtcacatttcaATGTTGCGATCCTTGACAAacgcttctcgtgacagcgatgAACACCTCTCAGCAACTAGTATATTTgaggatttgttgttgttgtagtcacatttcaATGTTGCGATCCTTGACAAACGTCTATAGATgatcaagctcgttccggtaaAAAGACCGACTATAGGTTTTTTAATGGCGTCAATAACTCGTCTTGCCGTATctagtatcataggcactcagtatttatgcaagagccgatgccgcccgGCTTCTCTCTGAGActccgctcaataccgctgattgtccgtgactgccgttgcagctactccgtttggAGCAGCGAGCTACTTGTGGacgcaatgaacaccacacagattgggcCTCAAAGTTCcatcctgtgtggtgctcacagctatctcgTGTCGGACATTTGAAGGGTGTGTCAGCTCACTGACGCAGCCGATTGGTACTCTCTGAAGCAGATCCAATCGGCCTATTTGTGATTGATAAACGCCTGGCGTCATAGGTTATGAAGTCGAGTGGTCGGTCGATAGTGAGTATTATGGCTCAACTCATTTTTCTGGGATTTAGGCCAATATCATTGGTTTATTGCCCATCCAGAGAGCTTCTCTAGGGCCCCTGAACGAAGTCCGTAATAGTAGAAAGAAAGCCGCAACGGCCTTTACTCTTTCCTACTTGAAGGATCTGAAAATCCCATTGACAagcaaaagccacaaaaaaGGGGGAGATAACACCCTCTTCGGGTTATCCCTGTTTAATCCACATCGTCGTCGAGTTTGGGAGATCAGACTCGATAACGTCATTAAAAAGTTTGGTGTGACTGACCGTATCAAATAGTTTCAATGAGTAAGGGCCATAAGAACGGTTCGTTCACAAGGTTCTTCTTGGTTCAGACCataccccttaccctaattttcaaaaacacaagATCTCGGATACGCGtaaggcgatttaagcgaaattttgtttgtacacTTACAGTAAccttgtaattttctttttagaggttactttatagtttatagagcgcacaacaagcgattactggcttaggtgtatgtccatagtggcatggggcggattaatatctgcacccttatttcaacctaacctaacccacagtaacctaaaaacaaaaatttggtatccaaatttcaggcgGGGTGCCTAGGGGCACCGCCCCACCACCAAAATCCatccaatatatataaatatatagaccaatcaagaaaatatgggacccaaatgaaagatattaaagagtagaaaactcatctgatatccaatgtgCAACCAattatttgggggaccacccccccATAGCACTATGgcactcaaataaaagttatttaagagtagaataagaatctgatatcaaaatgtgggaccaagtgtttagggggccgcccctccacgAAGACCCCCCCAAATTTACCGAtcaaagcaatatgggactcaaatgaaagatctttgggggCAGACACGAATATAATATAATCATTcggaaaaaagtgtctatgggccatCCCACCTTCATAACAtcccccaaataagacgtatttgctgaccattgcgaGATGGTGCTtaaaaatggtattttagagtagaacacgaatctgacatatatattttcgaagcCAAGTCACTCAGTGGCAGCCCCATCCCTCAAACAGCCTTCAATACtagacatgtttgccgactatggaaatatggggctcaaataaaagaaattgggGAGTAGGGCAcgtaattgatacccattttcgagacaaagtttttgggggtccaccccttccgcaaaacaccccccaaacaggatttatttactggaAATGGCAATAtcgggggctcaaataaaggttttttgtaatagaatacaaatctgaatattcgaccaagtatttggaggccgcccctcccccaaaacatcccccaaagaaatttttttttttatttttttatatccaattttgaggccaattgtTTGGGGGATCAACCCTCTCcctaaaacatccctaaatcagacatacacatttatcgaccatggcaatatggggctccattgaaaagtattttgaagtagagcacgaattgacACCCTCATTCGGGACCACGTTCCTGGGAGTCCACCTCATCCTCTAAACCCACCGACCACTACCATGGGGCcgttcccactcccaaaatcctcATGAGATTATCGAGCTCTAATTAAGTTTctaaagaatggagtacatctaacgtccaaacttaaatgaccctaaaccctccgaacgaattcatagaccaatcaagttcatatgggattcaaagaAAGACATTAATATTGTTATACTAAAAGTCAGGCGACATACATATTCCACTTTCGTATCATGCCATGGTAAAAGCTCTTTAGTTGgcgaaaataatatttaaaggataattttgttccatatattgtATACAAATTCGACTTCTAGGGTCCAAGGGTGCCGCCGCACCTCCCAACAGGATATATTAACAAATTGGgtcagtatgggtatcaaatgaaaggtgtttgaaagtATAGTACGAATGTGATATACAAAATTTGGTCAGGTGTTTCGGAatctcccatatattgggttgcccaaaaagtaattgcggatttttcatatagtcggcgttgacaaattttttcacaacttgtgactctgtaattgcattctttcttctgtcagttatcagctgatacttttagcttgctttagaaaaaaagtgtaaaaaaagtatatttgattaaagttcattctaagttttattaaaaatgcatttactttcttttaaaaaatccgcaattactttttgggcaacccgattggggcaatattgatatcaaatgaaaaatatttgaaagtagagtaatATAAAGAATTTGGTCTTATCAGTCACCACACCCACAATAACACCAGACACGGATAGGTATGTGTAACGACAcaaaatgagtatcaaatgaaaggtcttggggagtagattacaaaaggACATGTAGGTCGATCGGGAATGacagagtacgaacttgatattcATAAGATTAAAAGTATTTCGGTCATGACCTAAACTTCAACATCGCGTGAAtaagagactcaaatgaaagatttttgacggcagagtacaaatttgatattattTAGGTCGCCtccaataaaaataacaagtggTCATGTAGACGGAACGGGAACTTAaacaagttgttgttgtagtagcagtgtgtgatacactgaggcggcagcccttgccgataaaggaatTTATTGACTTGAATAAGTGGTCTTTGGGAGTGGATTTTGAATCAGATATCCAGTTTTAGGACAAGAGTCTGGGGGacgattcaaaaaaaaactttatgagACATGAAGAGTGACCGGGACAAATGATAGGTCTATCAGGACCTTCCACTTGACACAAGAAGCACCTATACATCTTTGTAAACTTTGTATGTCATATgatatgattttgaaagtatataaaaaaaaaatatatatatgtcaaacctgtaaaaattaaaagaaccgaacatggatgatcgagagaccggtttacatgggaggtatatcaggttaaaaactaattttggccgtatttgttccagttgttggaagtcataagagaacactatgccgaattggacaaaaagtgcggcttccacgggcttaaaaaatcaaatcgatagatcggtttatatgggagctatatcaggttatagaccgattcggaccgtacttggctcagttcttggaagtcataagagaacattatgtgcgaaatttcagccaaattagagaaaattttcagtttccattggctcaagaagtcaaatcgggagatcggttaatataggacttatatcaggttatagaccgattcggaccgtacttgtctcagttgttggaagtcataacaaaacactatgtgcaaaatttcaaccaaatcgaacaaaaattgcggcttccaggggctcaagaagtcaaatcggggttcggtttatatgggagctatatcgaaatctgaaccggtttagCCCATCTGCAATacccaacgacatacatcaacattaagtatctgtgcaaaatttcaagcggctagctttacgcgttcgacctccatCATAATTACAAACGAAATCACTGcgctagtatacccccatcctatggtggcgggtataaaaattgatttgaGGGAAAATGTGAAAGTGAACCACAGAACACAGCAGTATATATTTGCAAAAGCTATCTTTTAAAGTGTAGTGAAGCGCACCAGACCAGCTAGTTTgaaataaatgtaaattttagcttttaaaaataattaaacttTCAGTGATATAATTTTattatgttcttttttttattattttgtacaTTTATACACTAATTAAAGACCCTAAAACACATTTTATCTTCGTGATtataaactctttttttttgtt
The Stomoxys calcitrans chromosome 3, idStoCalc2.1, whole genome shotgun sequence genome window above contains:
- the LOC106094706 gene encoding probable RNA methyltransferase CG11342, giving the protein MNFRKEDPGAVQYGNFINYYQFNSAEERLKLLSSEHWVSDDDVGNEPYLVLDVGCNSGVFTKLLHTYLSNLMPHRKVIIYGIDIDDRLIKRAKDEIDSDSIIFDCVDVMDNADFEKINSFLKNHQKLKFDAICCFSITMWIHLNHHDAGLQEFLRKLSALAKLFVVEPQPWKCYQTAERRLKKAGEMFPLFLELQWRTQVEDEIQNYVENVLKRKKVYESCPTKWKRKICFYSS